A region of Vitis vinifera cultivar Pinot Noir 40024 chromosome 13, ASM3070453v1 DNA encodes the following proteins:
- the LOC100260928 gene encoding putative disease resistance RPP13-like protein 1: protein MEAVGDALLSAAIGLLFDKLASTDLLDFARQQWVYSDLKKWEIELSNIREELNDAEDKQITDHSVKEWLGNLKDLAYDMEDILDGFAYEALQRELTAKEADHQGRPSKVRKLISTCLGIFNPNEVMRYINMRSKVLEITRRLRDISAQKSELRLEKVAAITNSARGRPVTASLGYEPQVYGRGTEKEIIIGMLLRNEPTKTNFSVVSIVATGGMGKTTLARLVYDDDKTVTKHFDKKAWVCVSDQFDAVRITKTILNSVTNSQSSDSQDLHQIQENLRKELKGKKFLIVLDDLWNDDYFELDRLCSPFWVGAQGSKILVTTRNNNVANKMRGRKILHELKQLPYDDCLKIFQTHAFEHMNIDEHPNLESIGRRIVEKCGGSPLAARALGGLLRSELRECEWERVLYSKVWNLTDKECDIIPALRLSYYHLSSHLKRCFTYCANFPQDYEFTKQELILLWIAEGLIQQSKDNRKMEDHGDKYFDELLSRSFFQSSSSNRSRFVMHDLVHALAKSIAGDTCLHLDDELWNDLQCSISENTRHSSFTRHFCDIFKKFERFHKKEHLRTFIALPIDESTSRRHSFISNKVLEELIPRLGHLRVLSLARYMISEIPDSFGELKHLRYLNLSYTNIKWLPDSIGNLFYLQTLKLSCCEKLIRLPISIGNLINLRHLDVAGAKQLQEMPVQIGKLKDLRILSNFIVDKNNGLTIKGLKDMSHLRELCISKLENVVNIQDARDADLKLKRNLESLIMQWSSELDGSGNERNQMDVLDSLQPCLNLNKLCIKWYGGPEFPRWIGDALFSKMVDLSLIDCRECTSLPCLGQLPSLKQLRIQGMDGVKKVGAEFYGETRVSAGKFFPSLESLHFNRMSEWEQWEDWSSSTESLFPCLHELTIEDCPKLIMKLPTYLPSLTKLSVHFCPKLESPLSRLPLLKGLQVKECNEAVLSSGNDLTSLTKLTISGISGLIKLHEGFVQFLQGLRVLKVSECEELVYLWEDGFGSENSHSLEIRDCDQLVSLGCNLQSLEISGCDKLERLPNGWQSLTCLEELTIRDCPKLASFPDVGFPPMLRNLILENCEGLKSLPDGMMLKMRNDSTDSNNLCLLECLSIWNCPSLICFPKGQLPTTLKSLHILHCENLKSLPEEMMGTCALEDFSIEGCPSLIGLPKGGLPATLKKLRIWSCGRLESLPEGIMHQHSTNAAALQVLEIGECPFLTSFPRGKFQSTLERLHIGDCERLESISEEMFHSTNNSLQSLTLRRYPNLKTLPDCLNTLTDLRIEDFENLELLLPQIKKLTRLTSLEISHSENIKTPLSQWGLSRLTSLKDLLISGMFPDATSFSDDPHSIIFPTTLSSLTLLEFQNLESLASLSLQTLTSLEKLEIYSCPKLRSILPTEGLLPDTLSRLYVRDCPHLTQRYSKEEGDDWPKIAHIPYVDIDDQSI from the coding sequence ATGGAAGCTGTGGGAGACGCTCTTCTTTCTGCTGCCATCGGCCTCTTGTTTGATAAGTTGGCCTCCACTGATTTGCTCGACTTTGCACGCCAACAATGGGTGTACTCTGATCTCAAGAAATGGGAGATAGAATTGTCGAATATTCGTGAAGAGCTTAATGACGCGGAGGACAAGCAGATCACGGATCACTCTGTGAAAGAGTGGCTGGGCAATCTGAAGGATTTGGCTTATGATATGGAGGACATCTTGGATGGGTTCGCCTACGAAGCTTTGCAACGGGAACTCACGGCCAAAGAAGCTGATCATCAAGGCAGGCCGAGCAAGGTACGCAAGCTCATCTCCACTTGTCTTGGCATTTTCAATCCTAATGAGGTTATGCGTTATATTAACATGAGGTCCAAGGTGTTGGAAATCACTCGCCGCTTACGAGATATTTCGGCTCAAAAATCTGAGCTTCGTCTAGAAAAGGTGGCTGCGATAACCAACTCTGCTAGGGGAAGGCCAGTCACCGCATCTCTAGGATATGAACCTCAGGTCTATGGCAGGGGGACAGAAAAAGAGATTATAATTGGTATGCTGCTTAGGAATGAACCCACTAAAACCAATTTTTCTGTAGTTTCCATCGTGGCCACGGGTGGGATGGGCAAGACCACACTGGCAAGACTGGTGTACGATGACGATAAGACCGTAACCaagcattttgataaaaaagcCTGGGTTTGTGTCTCAGATCAGTTCGATGCAGTGAGAATAACAAAGACAATTCTCAACTCGGTGACTAATTCTCAAAGCAGTGATTCACAAGACTTGCATCAAATccaagaaaatttgaggaaggaattgaagggaaaaaaatttctGATAGTTTTGGATGATTTGTGGAATGATGATTACTTTGAGTTGGACAGGCTATGCTCCCCTTTCTGGGTGGGAGCACAGGGAAGCAAAATTCTAGTCACAACTCGCAATAATAATGTTGCAAACAAGATGAGAGGACGCAAGATCTTACATGAGCTCAAACAGTTACCATATGATGATTGTTTGAAGATATTTCAAACACATGCTTTTGAACATATGAATATCGATGAGCACCCAAATTTGGAATCAATTGGTAGGAGAATTGTAGAGAAGTGTGGAGGTTCTCCCTTAGCGGCAAGAGCCCTTGGTGGCCTTTTGCGCTCTGAACTACGTGAATGTGAATGGGAAAGAGTATTGTACAGCAAAGTATGGAATTTAACAGACAAGGAATGTGACATCATCCCTGCCTTGAGATTGAGCTACTATCATCTGTCTTCACATTTAAAGAGGTGTTTTACTTATTGCGCAAATTTTCCCCAGGATTATGAGTTTACAAAGCAAGAGTTAATCCTCCTGTGGATAGCGGAGGGGTTAATTCAACAATCAAAAGATAATAGGAAAATGGAAGATCATGGTGATAAGTATTTTGATGAGCTATTGTCAAGGTCATTTTTTCAATCGTCAAGCAGCAATAGATCACGATTCGTGATGCATGACCTTGTCCATGCTCTAGCTAAATCTATTGCTGGAGACACATGCTTGCATTTGGATGATGAGTTGTGGAATGATTTGCAATGCTCCATTTCTGAAAATACTCGTCATTCATCATTCACCCGTCATTTTTGtgatatctttaaaaaatttgaaaggttTCATAAGAAAGAGCACTTGCGCACATTCATAGCTTTGCCGATTGATGAATCAACTAGTAGACGTCATTCCTTCATAAGTAATAAGGTGCTTGAAGAATTGATACCAAGGTTAGGGCACTTAAGGGTGCTCTCATTGGCTCGTTACATGATAAGTGAGATACCGGATTCATTTGGTGAGTTGAAACATTTGAGATACCTTAATTTGTCCTACACCAATATAAAATGGTTACCCGATTCAATTGGTAATCTTTTTTATCTTCAAACATTGAAATTATCATGCTGTGAAAAGCTTATCAGGTTGCCTATTAGCATCGGTAACCTAATCAATCTTCGACATCTTGATGTTGCTGGTGCAAAACAATTACAAGAAATGCCTGTACAAATTGGCAAACTAAAAGATTTGCGGATATTGTCTAATTTCATTGTGGACAAAAACAACGGTTTGACAATCAAAGGGTTGAAAGACATGTCACATCTGCGAGAACTTTGCATTTCGAAATTGGAAAATGTGGTGAATATTCAAGATGCAAGGGATGCCGATTTAAAATTGAAGCGTAACCTTGAAAGCTTGATAATGCAGTGGAGTTCTGAGCTGGATGGTTCAGGGAATGAAAGGAATCAAATGGATGTCCTTGACTCTCTACAACCTTGTTTGAATCTGAACAAACTCTGCATTAAGTGGTATGGTGGTCCAGAATTCCCACGTTGGATAGGGGATGCCTTGTTCTCTAAGATGGTGGATCTCAGTCTCATAGATTGCAGAGAGTGCACGTCTTTACCATGCTTGGGGCAGTTGCCATCGCTCAAACAGTTGAGGATCCAAGGAATGGATGGAGTAAAAAAAGTGGGTGCAGAGTTTTATGGAGAGACTCGTGTTTCTGCAGGTAAGTTTTTCCCATCACTAGAGTCTCTACATTTTAATCGCATGTCAGAATGGGAGCAATGGGAGGACTGGTCTTCCTCAACAGAGTCATTATTCCCTTGTCTCCATGAGCTTACAATTGAGGATTGCCCCAAATTGATTATGAAACTGCCCACTTACTTACCTTCTCTTACAAAGCTCTCTGTTCACTTTTGTCCAAAATTGGAGTCTCCACTTTCAAGACTTCCACTGCTGAAGGGATTACAAGTAAAAGAATGTAATGAGGCGGTCTTGAGCAGTGGAAATGACCTCACCTCACTCACCAAGTTAACAATTTCTGGGATTTCAGGGCTTATCAAATTGCATGAAGGATTTGTGCAATTTTTGCAAGGGCTTCGGGTTTTGAAAGTATCGGAATGTGAAGAACTCGTATATTTGTGGGAGGATGGTTTTGGATCGGAAAACTCTCATTCTCTTGAGATTAGAGATTGTGACCAACTTGTATCCTTGGGATGCAATCTTCAGTCTTTGGAAATAAGTGGATGTGATAAACTAGAGAGGCTTCCAAATGGATGGCAGAGTCTAACATGCCTTGAAGAATTGACAATCAGGGATTGTCCAAAGCTAGCGTCATTTCCAGATGTAGGTTTCCCACCAATGCTGAGAAATCTTATTCTTGAGAATTGTGAAGGTCTAAAGAGTCTACCTGATGGCATGATGTTGAAGATGAGGAACGACAGTACTGACAGCAACAACTTGTGTCTCCTTGAATGCTTAAGTATATGGAACTGTCCATCTCTCATTTGCTTTCCAAAAGGGCAATTACCCACCACCCTTAAGAGTCTACACATATTGCATTGTGAAAATCTCAAGTCTCTTCCAGAAGAAATGATGGGCACGTGTGCCCTTGAAGACTTTTCTATAGAGGGGTGTCCGTCTCTTATTGGATTACCGAAAGGTGGGTTACCCGCCACTCTCAAGAAACTCAGAATATGGAGTTGTGGAAGGCTAGAGTCTCTACCTGAGGGAATAATGCACCAACATTCCACCAATGCAGCTGCTCTCCAAGTCTTGGAAATCGGTGAATGTCCATTTCTCACATCCTTCCCAAGAGGCAAGTTTCAATCCACCCTTGAGCGACTTCACATTGGGGATTGTGAACGCCTCGAGTCAATTTCAGAGGAGATGTTTCACTCTACTAATAATTCACTTCAATCGTTAACCCTCAGGAGGTATCCTAATCTCAAAACCCTACCAGATTGCCTCAACACCCTCACAGATCTACGTattgaagattttgaaaatctggAATTGTTGCTTCCTCAGATAAAAAAGCTCACTCGTCTTACATCACTCGAGATCTCTCACTCTGAGAATATCAAGACCCCCCTATCCCAATGGGGCCTTTCCAGACTCACCTCTCTTAAAGACCTCTTGATTAGTGGCATGTTTCCAGATGCAACTTCCTTTTCGGATGACCCCCACTCGATTATTTTTCCTACAACTCTCTCCTCCCTTACCCTTTTAGAATTCCAGAATCTGGAATCCCTAGCCTCCCTGTCTCTCCAAACCCTCACCTCTCTTGAAAAGCTAGAAATCTACAGTTGCCCTAAGCTCCGATCGATTTTGCCAACGGAAGGACTATTGCCTGACACCCTTTCACGACTGTATGTGCGGGATTGCCCACATCTAACACAAAGGTACTCGAAGGAGGAAGGAGATGATTGGCCCAAGATTGCCCACATTCCCTATGTGGATATAGATGACCAATCCATCTGA